The DNA segment CCGCTCGGGGAGGCGCCGCTCCCGCCCGCCGAGCGGCTCACCCTCGCTGCCGGCCTGCTGCGCGACCTGTGGGCCGCGCCCCCGCCGCCCGACGGCGAACTGGAGCGGATGGACGGGGTGTGCGCCGAGTGGGCCGGCCTCGTCCAGGAACGGATGGCGCGGCTGCGGCCGGGCTACGACCCGGGGCTGGTGGCGCACGGCGCCGATCTGCTGCGCTCCCTGCCGGCGACGGCCGCCCGGGAGGTCGTGGTGCACGGCGACGCCAACCCGGGCAATGTGCTGGCCGCGGAGCGCCGCCCCTGGCTGGCCATCGACCCCAAGCCGATGCTCGGCGACCCGGCGTACGACCCCTGGCCGCTGGCGACACAGCTCGACGCCCCTTTCGCGCACCCGGACCCGCGCCGCGTGCTCCGCGAGCGGTACGCGCTGCTCGCCGGGGAACTGGACGAGGATCCCGCCCGGCTGCTCGCCTGGTCGGCGGCGCGCGCCGTCGAGAGCGCCCTGTGGAGCGCCGACCACGACGACATCCCGGGCGGCGCCGAGGAGTTGACGCAGGCCCGCCTCCTGGCGGACCTGGCGGGACGGTGACTCAGGGGCCGTACACCCCGCCGGCCCAGTGGCCGTACGCCCGCCGACTCAAGGGCCGTACGCCCCGCCGGCCACCCGGCGGATCTCCTCCAGCGGATACGGGGTCGCCCGGCTCTCCCTCTGCACCTGGCGGAAGAAACGCGCCATCACCGCGGCGAGCGGCGCGTGCCGGGCGATGAGTTCCGCGGCCCGCTGCGGAATCCCCGAGGGACGCTCCCCCGCGGCGCAGGCGCGCACCCACGCGTCGCGCTCGTCCCTGCCGTACCCGTAGAGCTGGGTGACCAGCCGGTTCACCAGGTGCGTGACGGTGTAGCAACGGTCGTAGGTCCGGTGCCGCTCGAAGAAGCCGGCCTCGTCCCGCGACAGCGCGAAGCGGGAGGAGACCGCGAGGCCGTAGTCCGTGAAGAAGAGGCGCCGGCCGTCGGTCAGGATGTTCTCGAAGTGGGCGTCGAAGTGCAGGAGCCCGCGCGCGTTCATGAACGACACACCGGCGCGCAGCTCCCGCTCCACCATGGCGCACGCCCGGTCGGCCGCCTCGTCACCGGCGCCGAGCCGCGCGCCCAGCCAGTCGTGCAG comes from the Streptomyces angustmyceticus genome and includes:
- a CDS encoding aminoglycoside phosphotransferase family protein, translated to MPSAQAPDRFPAELPVIRQMGRTASGRAWLDRLPGIIREIEERWELRLGAPFHGGSCSWVAPARCPGGAAAMLKVTWPHREADGEAPALHAWDGHGAVRLLRRCRESGALLIERCRPGTPLGEAPLPPAERLTLAAGLLRDLWAAPPPPDGELERMDGVCAEWAGLVQERMARLRPGYDPGLVAHGADLLRSLPATAAREVVVHGDANPGNVLAAERRPWLAIDPKPMLGDPAYDPWPLATQLDAPFAHPDPRRVLRERYALLAGELDEDPARLLAWSAARAVESALWSADHDDIPGGAEELTQARLLADLAGR